A section of the Candidatus Moraniibacteriota bacterium genome encodes:
- the lgt gene encoding prolipoprotein diacylglyceryl transferase, producing the protein MAALWQSLPLSIDPVVVRIGGLPVTWYAVMYIAGVLFSALYFVKLARRRGLLVDADATVEVIVSVLWGVLIGARLGYVAFYGGSDFIQEPWRIILPYDFGQDAWVGIRGMSFHGGLIGGAIGLFMFTREARREFLRFSDVLVQAVPIAIFFGRIGNFLNQEILGRPSALPWGMHFPGSGSLLLHPVTLYEAAFEGVLLFLLLAVLSRQASRPGRITALFLFLYAGIRYGAEYYRALPLEGNLVYGVLTTGQALSVAMALLGSIVLLVTRKRVVY; encoded by the coding sequence ATGGCCGCCCTGTGGCAGTCACTGCCACTTTCGATCGACCCAGTTGTCGTGCGTATCGGCGGGTTGCCGGTGACCTGGTATGCGGTCATGTATATTGCGGGGGTCTTGTTTTCCGCGCTGTATTTTGTGAAGCTGGCTCGTCGGCGGGGCTTGCTCGTCGATGCGGATGCGACCGTCGAAGTCATTGTCAGTGTCCTCTGGGGTGTACTCATTGGTGCCCGTCTCGGATACGTTGCCTTTTATGGTGGATCGGACTTCATCCAGGAACCGTGGCGGATTATCCTGCCTTATGATTTCGGACAGGATGCATGGGTCGGTATCCGGGGGATGAGTTTCCACGGTGGACTCATCGGGGGAGCCATCGGACTCTTTATGTTTACTCGTGAAGCAAGGCGTGAGTTCCTCCGGTTTTCGGATGTGCTCGTTCAGGCGGTGCCAATCGCGATCTTCTTTGGTCGGATTGGGAACTTTCTCAATCAGGAAATCCTCGGCCGCCCGTCGGCCCTACCTTGGGGGATGCATTTTCCTGGATCAGGGTCGCTCTTGCTCCATCCGGTGACACTCTATGAAGCCGCGTTCGAGGGGGTGCTTCTTTTCCTCCTGCTGGCTGTCTTGAGCCGACAAGCGAGCCGTCCAGGACGAATCACCGCCCTTTTCCTCTTCCTGTATGCTGGTATCCGGTACGGCGCCGAATACTACCGGGCCTTGCCGCTCGAGGGGAACCTGGTATATGGAGTCTTGACTACTGGTCAGGCGCTCTCGGTCGCGATGGCACTCCTCGGAAGCATCGTCCTCCTCGTTACTCGGAAACGCGTGGTATACTAG
- a CDS encoding cellulase family glycosylhydrolase: MNQTLLNPQSESTHSHWWGVIKTIGYTLLGCLLLVGLIFGYFNLPGPAPREDVHLGMTFSSRYATDLGLDWRETYRALLDDAGVKRLRLPVYWDLVEREPGKRDYTDVDWQLDVAEESGATVILSIGQRVPRWPECHIPGWAKSRGDADRQAALKAFMRETVERYRDRSIITTWQVENEPFLVFFGECPPLDVAFLEEEVALVKSLDPARPVLLTDSGELSVWYRAAARGDQFGTTMYRKIYKGRLGYVTYPIGPNFFRAKEQLVRLLTHQRHFSIIELQAEPWASGWVANVPLEEQFITMNEQLLEDNVTYARRVGFEDIYLWGGEWWYWLKTKKDSPAVWEKGKELFRRYP, translated from the coding sequence ATGAATCAAACACTCCTGAATCCGCAGTCTGAGTCGACGCATTCGCATTGGTGGGGTGTCATCAAAACAATTGGTTATACTTTGCTCGGATGTTTACTTCTTGTCGGACTCATCTTCGGCTACTTCAATCTGCCTGGGCCGGCGCCGCGCGAAGACGTGCATCTCGGTATGACGTTTTCCTCGCGCTATGCGACGGATCTAGGTCTGGATTGGCGAGAGACGTATCGGGCGTTGCTTGATGATGCCGGCGTGAAGCGGCTCCGTCTCCCAGTGTACTGGGATCTCGTCGAACGCGAACCGGGGAAACGCGACTATACTGATGTCGACTGGCAGCTGGATGTGGCCGAAGAATCCGGCGCTACGGTTATCCTCTCGATCGGTCAGCGGGTGCCGCGCTGGCCCGAGTGTCATATCCCTGGGTGGGCGAAGTCGCGTGGGGACGCTGATCGGCAGGCAGCTCTGAAGGCGTTTATGCGTGAAACCGTGGAGCGGTATCGCGATCGTTCGATCATTACGACCTGGCAGGTGGAGAATGAGCCATTCCTCGTTTTCTTCGGAGAATGCCCACCGCTCGATGTCGCTTTCCTCGAGGAGGAAGTGGCACTGGTGAAGTCACTTGATCCAGCACGGCCCGTGCTCCTGACGGATAGCGGTGAACTCTCGGTCTGGTATCGGGCGGCGGCACGCGGCGACCAGTTCGGCACGACCATGTATCGCAAGATTTACAAGGGCCGTCTCGGCTATGTGACGTATCCAATCGGGCCGAATTTCTTCCGCGCGAAGGAACAGCTCGTCCGACTCCTCACGCACCAGCGGCACTTTTCAATTATCGAACTCCAGGCTGAGCCCTGGGCTTCCGGGTGGGTCGCCAATGTGCCGCTCGAAGAACAATTCATCACGATGAATGAGCAACTGCTTGAGGACAATGTCACCTATGCGAGGCGCGTCGGGTTCGAGGACATCTATCTCTGGGGCGGGGAGTGGTGGTATTGGCTGAAAACCAAAAAAGATTCGCCGGCGGTTTGGGAAAAAGGCAAAGAACTCTTCCGACGGTATCCGTAA
- a CDS encoding TrmH family RNA methyltransferase: protein MILILDNLRSAYNVGALFRSADGAGVTHVYLVGITPPPPKPDQAVLSPAEKALRKTALGAERVVPWSSMKSLARLITRLKARQYEIIALEEGTGIASIDYRLWRPKRGREPALIVGNEVAGIAEDSLATVDTLMHLPMRGMKHSLNVSVAGSIALYYLSATMETRVSRN, encoded by the coding sequence ATGATCCTCATCCTCGACAATCTCCGGAGCGCGTACAATGTCGGCGCCCTGTTCCGGTCGGCCGATGGCGCGGGGGTGACACATGTGTATCTCGTGGGGATCACGCCGCCCCCGCCGAAGCCCGACCAAGCCGTCCTCTCGCCCGCCGAAAAGGCACTGCGGAAAACCGCGCTCGGTGCGGAGCGTGTGGTGCCTTGGTCGAGCATGAAGTCGCTCGCCCGCCTCATCACCCGCCTTAAAGCGAGGCAGTATGAGATCATCGCCCTCGAAGAAGGGACAGGTATCGCGAGCATCGACTACCGTCTGTGGCGGCCGAAACGGGGGCGTGAGCCGGCCTTGATCGTCGGCAACGAAGTCGCTGGCATCGCGGAGGATTCGCTCGCAACCGTTGATACGCTCATGCATCTGCCGATGCGCGGGATGAAACATTCGCTCAATGTGTCAGTAGCAGGTAGTATTGCCTTGTACTACCTCTCGGCTACAATGGAAACGAGAGTCTCTCGTAACTAG
- a CDS encoding AI-2E family transporter, which yields MILLSIIPLVGSALVWLPAGIILLLMGQVWQGVFLLIVGFGVISLIDNILRPKLVGKDTQMHPLMIFFATLGGISLFGLPGFIIGPIIVSLFMALGEIYAIEFKGQLAEYNND from the coding sequence ATGATCCTGCTCTCCATCATCCCGTTGGTCGGTTCGGCCCTGGTTTGGCTCCCGGCGGGTATCATTCTCCTCCTCATGGGGCAGGTCTGGCAAGGGGTGTTCCTCCTCATCGTCGGCTTTGGTGTTATCTCGCTGATTGATAATATTCTCCGTCCGAAACTCGTCGGCAAGGACACGCAGATGCATCCGTTGATGATATTTTTTGCCACCTTGGGCGGTATCTCACTCTTCGGACTGCCGGGCTTCATCATTGGTCCTATCATTGTCTCACTGTTTATGGCGCTCGGTGAGATCTATGCGATCGAATTCAAGGGGCAGCTCGCAGAATATAATAACGATTAG
- a CDS encoding AI-2E family transporter, whose amino-acid sequence MQVRHLNVYFFFLIMLLVGVTVFFIFQPFLTAIVAAAILSVLFRPAYQTLLRMIPGQPGSASFLTCLLVGVIIVTPVLSVLSLAVAEANHLYHAIAEERSFSSVVEIGVQTVQETSFGQIVFKDSAFTTESVMEDIQQFSQNALGLLQTAYQSVTHFVFWVFVMFFTLFYFLIDGDRAFHRLIQLSPLKTEHETLLASKFISISRATLKGTLVVGAIQGLLGGSPFGSSVSHRRLSGDFS is encoded by the coding sequence ATGCAGGTCCGTCATCTCAATGTCTACTTTTTCTTCCTCATCATGCTTCTCGTGGGCGTGACGGTGTTTTTCATTTTCCAGCCGTTTCTGACAGCGATTGTCGCGGCGGCAATTCTTTCCGTTCTCTTCCGTCCCGCCTATCAGACGCTTCTCCGGATGATCCCGGGACAGCCGGGGAGCGCCTCATTTCTGACTTGTCTCTTGGTTGGCGTGATCATCGTGACCCCGGTGCTCTCGGTGCTCTCGCTCGCGGTGGCAGAGGCGAATCACCTGTACCACGCCATCGCCGAGGAACGTTCGTTCTCGAGCGTTGTTGAAATCGGAGTGCAGACGGTTCAAGAAACATCGTTCGGCCAGATCGTCTTCAAGGATTCTGCCTTCACCACAGAAAGCGTCATGGAAGATATCCAGCAATTCAGCCAGAACGCCTTGGGATTGCTTCAGACAGCGTATCAGAGCGTGACCCATTTTGTGTTCTGGGTTTTCGTCATGTTCTTCACGCTGTTCTACTTCCTGATCGATGGCGATCGTGCCTTCCACCGTCTTATTCAACTGTCGCCCTTGAAGACCGAGCATGAGACATTGCTCGCTTCGAAATTCATCTCGATCAGTCGCGCGACGCTCAAGGGGACGCTGGTGGTCGGTGCGATCCAAGGCCTCCTCGGGGGCTCGCCTTTTGGATCGTCGGTGTCCCATCGCCGGCTATCTGGGGACTTCTCATGA